One region of Sediminispirochaeta bajacaliforniensis DSM 16054 genomic DNA includes:
- a CDS encoding aminoacyl-histidine dipeptidase — protein sequence MNNNPLEGRKPVSVWHYFQAISKIPRCSCNEAAVRDYVRQFAEEHHMAWKVDAAGNIAVKKGASAGKEAHPGVVLQGHLDMVCEKNRTTKHDFTVDPIKLVVDGDWLKADGTTLGADNGIAVAMALAVLASDEISHGPIEALFTVDEETGLTGAMGLDPSIIDGKILLNLDSEEPGVFYIGCAGGVNTEGMLPITSEAVPQGRVCYTLTIEGLQGGHSGGEIHLGRGNAIGLVGRLLWELRKLGDFNLVSVDGGGKHNAIPRECHARFTLSKEKVAEAEELAKTIGKEIKAELGDNAPGFNLIFEQDTEADEQFDRSSTDRICYMLRIMPHGVAAMSRSIEGLVETSTNFAAIETQKGCCSATVKVLTSQRSSIMSALDDIAAKVNAAICVAGGQVRHYSRYPAWTPNPNSKLLAECKRIYRDFTGEEASHAAIHAGLECGVIGDKLKGMEMISFGPEMPGVHTPEERLNIPSVEKLWGFLIKLLENI from the coding sequence ATGAATAATAACCCTTTGGAAGGAAGAAAACCCGTTTCGGTCTGGCACTATTTTCAGGCCATCAGCAAGATTCCCCGCTGTTCGTGCAACGAGGCAGCGGTTCGTGATTATGTCCGGCAATTCGCAGAAGAGCATCATATGGCCTGGAAAGTCGATGCGGCGGGCAATATTGCGGTAAAGAAGGGTGCTTCTGCCGGTAAGGAGGCCCATCCGGGAGTCGTCCTCCAGGGCCATCTCGATATGGTATGCGAAAAAAACCGTACGACAAAGCATGATTTTACCGTTGATCCTATCAAACTTGTAGTCGACGGCGACTGGCTCAAAGCCGACGGAACGACCCTGGGAGCCGACAACGGCATTGCGGTTGCCATGGCCCTGGCGGTCCTTGCATCTGATGAAATCAGCCACGGCCCTATTGAAGCACTCTTTACCGTTGACGAGGAAACGGGCTTAACTGGGGCAATGGGTCTTGATCCCTCCATAATCGACGGAAAAATCCTTCTCAACCTCGACTCGGAGGAACCGGGGGTTTTTTATATCGGCTGTGCGGGAGGTGTCAACACCGAAGGTATGTTACCGATTACAAGCGAGGCTGTACCGCAGGGGCGGGTCTGCTATACGTTGACGATTGAAGGGCTCCAGGGTGGACATTCGGGAGGCGAAATCCATCTCGGTCGTGGTAATGCCATCGGCCTTGTCGGCAGACTGCTCTGGGAACTGCGGAAGTTGGGAGATTTCAACCTCGTTTCCGTCGACGGAGGAGGAAAACATAACGCCATCCCCAGAGAATGTCATGCCCGTTTCACCCTTTCAAAGGAGAAAGTCGCCGAAGCAGAGGAGCTGGCGAAAACAATCGGAAAGGAGATCAAAGCGGAATTGGGCGATAATGCACCGGGCTTCAACCTCATCTTTGAACAGGATACCGAAGCCGACGAACAGTTCGACCGTTCGTCTACAGACCGAATATGCTATATGCTGCGTATCATGCCCCACGGAGTGGCGGCAATGAGTCGGAGCATTGAGGGGCTGGTTGAAACGAGTACCAACTTTGCAGCAATCGAAACCCAAAAGGGCTGCTGTAGCGCGACGGTGAAGGTCCTGACAAGTCAGCGATCCTCGATCATGAGTGCCCTTGACGACATAGCGGCAAAAGTGAATGCCGCAATATGTGTCGCAGGCGGTCAGGTGCGCCACTATTCACGCTATCCTGCCTGGACGCCCAATCCGAACAGTAAACTCCTTGCCGAATGCAAACGAATCTATCGTGATTTTACCGGTGAGGAAGCCTCCCATGCTGCCATCCATGCGGGCTTGGAATGTGGTGTCATCGGCGATAAACTGAAGGGTATGGAAATGATATCCTTTGGGCCGGAAATGCCGGGGGTTCATACTCCGGAAGAACGGCTCAATATTCCCTCGGTGGAAAAGCTTTGGGGCTTTCTTATCAAATTGCTGGAAAACATATAA
- a CDS encoding TetR/AcrR family transcriptional regulator: protein MVERLLEVNRRLIISGIGLNDERRVPDFKVIEEQCTLSERDFPETDRVICAVSEVVAENGLWNTTVEKIAHRLGMSKSSLYFYFENRDEMLWRLIDRERQAFGALVIREIEPIGPFADQLYAYFVLYARYLWGRPEFLATMNWYRFQDISFHPPEDPLSGVLRYYRFIEEAVEAGVVSEKVPLVSFFRLLNFLLMQELSDHFRSGDDIKQLFPVLRTLHQLLLYGVQGA, encoded by the coding sequence ATGGTTGAGAGACTTCTGGAGGTAAACCGTCGCTTGATTATCTCGGGAATCGGCTTGAACGATGAACGGCGAGTACCCGATTTTAAGGTAATCGAGGAGCAATGTACCCTTTCCGAAAGGGATTTTCCCGAAACCGACCGAGTGATTTGTGCCGTAAGCGAGGTGGTCGCCGAGAATGGCCTTTGGAATACCACGGTGGAAAAGATCGCACATCGGCTGGGGATGAGTAAAAGTAGTCTCTACTTCTACTTCGAGAACCGTGACGAAATGCTGTGGAGGTTGATTGATCGGGAACGGCAGGCTTTTGGTGCATTGGTCATTAGGGAGATTGAACCAATAGGGCCCTTTGCCGATCAGCTTTACGCCTATTTTGTATTGTATGCACGCTATTTGTGGGGACGACCGGAGTTCTTGGCAACGATGAACTGGTATCGCTTCCAGGATATCTCTTTCCATCCACCCGAGGATCCGCTCTCTGGCGTGCTCAGATATTATCGATTTATCGAAGAGGCAGTTGAAGCGGGCGTTGTGTCGGAGAAGGTCCCTCTGGTTAGTTTCTTTCGGCTTTTGAATTTTTTGCTGATGCAGGAACTTTCCGACCATTTTCGAAGTGGTGATGACATAAAGCAGCTTTTTCCGGTCCTGCGGACGCTGCACCAACTTTTGTTGTATGGAGTACAAGGAGCGTAA
- a CDS encoding TetR/AcrR family transcriptional regulator, producing the protein MTDKQKRRKEEIIETAFRVWSESLFKKTSLSAVAARMGISKTALYRYFSGKEALLLAMEEFFLRLYNRLCDEVVRHRGERSVAEALEAYNRIFVGFFARNPHYLRFAQIRFIRKPEVGDSFLAMTFRRNMDLFPAEPLAREFGWRMAQIPVIVRYMLSVSNFLLTAEYFGNGEDG; encoded by the coding sequence ATGACGGATAAGCAGAAACGAAGAAAAGAAGAGATCATCGAAACCGCATTTCGAGTGTGGTCGGAGAGCTTGTTTAAAAAGACCAGCCTCTCAGCCGTTGCGGCGCGTATGGGAATAAGTAAAACAGCATTGTACCGCTACTTTTCGGGAAAAGAGGCATTACTTCTGGCTATGGAAGAATTTTTTCTTCGTTTGTACAACCGCTTATGCGATGAGGTGGTCAGGCATCGAGGCGAAAGGAGTGTTGCTGAGGCGCTGGAGGCGTATAACCGTATTTTTGTAGGCTTTTTTGCAAGGAACCCTCACTACCTCCGGTTTGCTCAGATTCGATTTATCCGAAAGCCTGAAGTCGGCGATTCCTTTCTTGCCATGACCTTTCGGAGAAATATGGATCTTTTTCCTGCTGAGCCTCTTGCAAGGGAGTTCGGCTGGAGGATGGCGCAGATACCGGTGATTGTTCGCTATATGCTGTCGGTTTCGAATTTTCTTCTTACCGCCGAATATTTCGGAAACGGAGAAGATGGTTGA
- a CDS encoding TolC family protein yields the protein MKHAWFLLCAAMLFPAALFAGGSRESGTDTDFSSLDELKEFATPSLDENAIARAVDSEAPADITDGAGEAALLSRERMRQKEELTVDVEKAVRLAREYNLSLKASQLGLVKKRRALSTVWNSFLPTLQVSTTLNRMNEAPTSFDFSTFSAYELSPWNQSFGVDASLYLNLALFDGITATRLNYESGLVDYEQARKQLERDVRKSFYNLLLMQQNRALFVQQIAAAKDRYDQARVNYQNGLVPELTMLSARVAWENLKPNLESMDLGYDQTLSGFKMTLGLSQDTELHLDGEISADPIDLEADSLIDQYLTGRLDIKSLLYSLKNLDVQRRATISQALTPGLSIGWSYDPTMNDPFGGGYFNSDNWEQPSGMFRITVSMNLEGFLPGSKTKVELADLEDDKRSLRLSLMQAIEGAEMEIDSLIKQLNHSKNSMTSLNLNIELADQAYRMAEEAYRAGSKELLEVQNAEIELNNAKYELLKEKYNYVTGLLDLEYALNTTLDKIKEGNDE from the coding sequence ATGAAACATGCTTGGTTCTTGCTATGCGCGGCGATGTTGTTTCCCGCCGCTCTGTTTGCCGGCGGAAGCCGGGAAAGCGGGACTGATACGGATTTTTCTTCTCTTGACGAATTGAAAGAATTTGCAACCCCCTCTTTGGATGAGAACGCGATAGCGAGGGCGGTGGATTCGGAAGCTCCTGCGGATATCACAGACGGAGCAGGTGAGGCTGCATTGCTTTCCAGAGAACGCATGCGGCAGAAAGAGGAGTTGACCGTTGATGTGGAGAAGGCGGTACGCCTGGCACGGGAATACAATCTGAGTCTGAAGGCCAGCCAGCTTGGTCTTGTTAAGAAGCGCCGGGCCCTGAGCACGGTCTGGAACAGTTTTCTTCCGACGTTACAGGTTTCCACTACGCTGAACAGGATGAATGAGGCACCAACCAGTTTTGATTTTAGTACCTTTTCGGCCTATGAGCTTTCTCCTTGGAATCAGAGCTTCGGAGTCGATGCAAGTCTCTATTTGAACCTGGCGCTTTTCGACGGGATTACCGCGACGAGGTTGAACTATGAGTCGGGACTTGTCGATTATGAGCAGGCGCGGAAACAGCTTGAGCGGGATGTCCGCAAGAGCTTCTACAACCTTTTGCTGATGCAGCAGAACCGGGCCCTTTTCGTGCAGCAGATCGCCGCTGCCAAGGACCGCTACGATCAGGCGAGGGTCAACTATCAGAACGGTTTGGTTCCTGAGTTGACGATGCTCTCGGCCAGGGTCGCCTGGGAGAATCTGAAGCCGAATCTGGAGTCGATGGATCTTGGCTACGATCAGACCCTTTCCGGTTTTAAGATGACCTTGGGGCTTTCCCAGGATACGGAGCTGCATCTCGATGGTGAAATTTCGGCAGATCCCATCGATCTTGAAGCCGATTCTCTGATCGATCAGTACCTTACCGGGAGACTCGATATCAAGTCGCTTCTGTACAGTCTCAAGAACTTGGATGTACAGCGTCGTGCGACCATCTCCCAGGCCCTTACCCCCGGTCTTTCCATAGGCTGGAGCTATGATCCGACCATGAACGACCCCTTTGGCGGGGGGTATTTCAATTCGGACAACTGGGAGCAGCCGAGCGGTATGTTCCGAATCACGGTTTCGATGAATCTGGAAGGCTTTCTGCCCGGCAGCAAAACAAAGGTTGAGCTGGCCGACCTGGAAGACGACAAGAGGAGCCTTCGGCTCAGCCTGATGCAGGCGATTGAGGGCGCCGAAATGGAGATTGATTCGCTTATAAAACAGTTGAACCATTCGAAAAACAGTATGACCAGCCTCAATCTTAATATTGAACTGGCCGATCAGGCCTATCGGATGGCTGAGGAGGCCTATCGTGCCGGAAGCAAGGAGCTTTTGGAGGTACAGAATGCGGAGATCGAGCTCAATAATGCGAAATATGAGCTTTTGAAAGAGAAATATAACTACGTGACGGGCTTGTTGGACCTTGAATATGCGTTGAATACAACGCTGGATAAGATAAAGGAAGGAAACGATGAATAG
- a CDS encoding efflux RND transporter permease subunit: MSVSKTVVGKPTTIFIIFLLLIGLGIYSTSDLAIDLYPEIEPPVLVVFTGYAGAGPEEIEKRITRTLEGSLSNVSNIESITSTSSEGSSMVMVEFTWGTDMAEAANSIRDNLEFVKGALPDEADSPMIFKFDPSMIPIMGLTLSGNRTPEELRQIAEDVVQSKIEQIEGVALTSVSGGRERIIRVEIPQDRLEAYDLTLTQISSMLQGQNVQVTAGSIVEGNIDYLVTTSGEYDSIDQIKNTVISYKSGSMAGTSGDGSAGQRTVRLRDIADVYDGYKDADSLVYINGEPGIQIVIQKQSGTNSVRTADNIRNRLERINKQVPEGITVTETFNTTDIIKASLNQVSSSAITGAILAIIVLFVFLRSLKSTFIIGLTIPVSLVVTLMLMYFFGLTLNIMTLAGLALGVGMLVDNSIVILENIYRYREKGAKLTASAILGSQEMINAIVASTLTTICVFAPVVLFKSQLDVVGELLASLAFTVVISLSASLVVAMTLIPVLSSHYLPLTSRRQRPIRGGP; encoded by the coding sequence ATGAGCGTATCAAAAACCGTCGTTGGCAAGCCAACGACGATATTTATCATTTTCCTGCTTTTAATCGGCCTCGGCATCTATTCCACGAGCGACCTGGCCATTGATCTCTATCCGGAGATCGAACCGCCTGTTCTCGTTGTATTTACCGGATATGCCGGTGCAGGGCCCGAGGAGATTGAGAAACGGATTACCCGAACCCTTGAAGGTTCTCTGTCGAACGTGAGCAACATCGAGAGTATCACCTCCACGAGTTCGGAGGGGAGCAGCATGGTCATGGTTGAGTTCACGTGGGGAACCGACATGGCCGAGGCTGCAAACAGCATCAGAGACAACCTGGAATTTGTTAAAGGGGCCCTCCCCGACGAAGCAGACAGCCCGATGATCTTCAAATTCGATCCCTCAATGATTCCGATTATGGGATTAACCTTGTCGGGAAACAGAACCCCAGAGGAATTGCGGCAGATTGCCGAGGACGTGGTACAGTCGAAGATCGAGCAGATCGAAGGGGTGGCCCTGACAAGTGTGAGTGGGGGACGTGAGCGAATTATCCGGGTAGAGATTCCGCAGGACCGCCTGGAAGCCTATGACCTTACGCTTACGCAGATTTCCAGCATGCTGCAGGGCCAGAACGTTCAGGTTACTGCCGGGAGTATCGTTGAAGGGAACATAGACTATCTGGTTACCACCAGCGGTGAATATGACAGTATCGATCAGATCAAAAATACGGTTATAAGCTACAAAAGCGGAAGTATGGCCGGTACGAGCGGAGATGGTTCCGCTGGTCAGCGTACGGTTCGTCTTCGGGATATCGCCGATGTATACGACGGCTATAAAGATGCGGACAGCCTTGTCTATATAAACGGAGAGCCGGGGATACAGATTGTCATTCAGAAACAGAGTGGCACCAATTCGGTTCGGACCGCAGACAATATTCGGAACAGGTTAGAGCGGATCAATAAGCAGGTTCCCGAAGGAATCACGGTAACCGAGACCTTCAATACGACAGATATCATCAAAGCCTCTCTCAATCAGGTTTCAAGCAGTGCCATTACCGGCGCCATTCTGGCGATTATCGTCTTGTTCGTTTTTCTCCGGAGCCTGAAAAGTACCTTTATCATCGGCCTGACAATCCCTGTTTCTTTGGTTGTTACCCTGATGTTGATGTACTTTTTCGGTCTGACCCTTAACATCATGACGCTGGCGGGGCTTGCCCTTGGTGTTGGAATGCTTGTCGATAACTCCATCGTTATTCTTGAAAATATCTATCGCTATCGGGAGAAGGGGGCCAAGCTCACGGCCTCCGCCATACTCGGCAGCCAAGAGATGATCAACGCCATTGTCGCTTCTACTCTGACCACCATCTGTGTATTTGCCCCGGTCGTGTTGTTCAAGAGCCAGCTTGATGTGGTCGGAGAGCTCCTTGCGTCTCTTGCTTTTACCGTTGTCATCAGCCTTTCCGCCAGTCTTGTGGTTGCCATGACCCTTATTCCCGTTCTTTCGAGCCACTACCTTCCCCTGACAAGCCGCAGGCAGCGTCCTATACGGGGGGGGCCTTAA
- a CDS encoding HD domain-containing phosphohydrolase, whose product MKNKELRKEPSAQELLKIIFKYINLIANERDVDRLLIALADMGRDLITADRCTVWLVNQQRGELWSKIAHGVDRIVIPLSKGVAGYVATTGKSMITNDAYADERFDKQVDSETGYRTRSIIALPIRDSAGEVMGVYQAINKMSGEDGFTERDLEHLQLAASYTGSELEAVTLQEEIEQTQREMIVTLAEAGEMRSKETGGHVRRVAEYSYLIALAMGMDAKEAELLKKASPMHDIGKIAIPDAILLKEGPLTDEEREVMKSHTAIGYDMLKYSTRDLLKTSAIVAYQHHEKWDGSGYPQGLVGEEIHIYGRITAVADVFDALSCDRVYKAAWPRDKIVALFKEERGRHFDPALCDIMDGLWDQLYAIKGQYSH is encoded by the coding sequence ATGAAGAACAAAGAGCTTCGTAAGGAGCCTTCCGCCCAGGAACTTTTGAAGATCATTTTTAAATATATAAATCTCATTGCAAATGAACGGGATGTCGATCGTCTTCTTATTGCACTGGCCGATATGGGCCGGGATCTGATTACGGCCGATCGCTGTACTGTTTGGTTGGTTAACCAGCAGCGGGGAGAGTTATGGAGTAAGATTGCCCACGGGGTCGACCGTATCGTTATCCCCCTTTCGAAGGGAGTTGCCGGTTATGTGGCTACTACCGGAAAGAGCATGATCACCAACGATGCCTATGCGGATGAGCGTTTCGATAAGCAGGTTGATAGTGAAACCGGTTATCGCACCAGAAGTATTATTGCGCTTCCGATTCGTGATTCGGCCGGAGAGGTGATGGGAGTATATCAGGCGATCAATAAAATGTCCGGGGAGGACGGCTTCACCGAACGGGATTTAGAACACCTGCAGCTTGCTGCAAGCTATACCGGCAGTGAACTTGAGGCTGTTACCCTCCAGGAAGAGATTGAGCAAACCCAGCGGGAGATGATCGTTACCCTCGCAGAGGCCGGAGAAATGCGTTCAAAGGAGACAGGTGGACACGTCAGGCGGGTCGCCGAATACTCCTACCTTATTGCTCTGGCCATGGGAATGGATGCAAAGGAGGCCGAACTATTAAAAAAGGCCTCTCCCATGCATGATATAGGCAAAATTGCCATTCCCGATGCCATCTTGTTGAAAGAGGGCCCGCTCACCGATGAAGAGCGGGAGGTAATGAAGTCCCACACCGCAATTGGTTATGATATGCTGAAGTATTCGACAAGGGATCTTTTGAAAACATCGGCGATTGTTGCGTACCAACACCATGAAAAATGGGACGGCAGCGGTTATCCGCAGGGTCTTGTTGGAGAGGAAATCCATATCTATGGTAGGATTACCGCTGTTGCCGATGTATTTGATGCGCTTTCCTGCGACAGGGTCTACAAAGCGGCCTGGCCCAGAGATAAGATTGTTGCATTGTTCAAAGAGGAGCGTGGACGTCACTTCGATCCCGCACTTTGCGATATCATGGATGGGTTGTGGGATCAGCTGTACGCGATTAAGGGGCAATATTCTCACTAA
- a CDS encoding efflux RND transporter permease subunit, protein MERFFQGLENLYASILKGVLRHKIITIVVVLGIFLFSLTLIPKTGFEFMPSMQEDQVNLGVELPVGTKLEITETVLKQMEDIIRSEVKGYDDIITEVGEASFFGLGGSAIGYKGNIRIMLPSYKERIDSSDDMKQKLRKHFNDFPSAVFSFDSSQGASFGGTTPIDILIKTEDLTKAKDIAEKIRDILKTMPEITEPQVDLKDGLPEVEIVMDRDKMYSLGLNVYSVGQEIQANLDGITASQFRDGGNEYDIVMFLADEDRNQILDLNKVFVNNQMGQRIPLASFARYQKGTGPISINRENQTRVVHVTAGTVPGTALNEVADRAQQLINQEIPADEDVLIEFSGDYEDLQKYGMRFVAIILVSVFLVFGVMASQFESFVDPFIILFAIPLSLIGVIMIYFFTGQIFNILTAVGLVMLAGIIVNNGIVLVDYTNLLRKRGMNIHDACVEAGRNRLRPILMTTLTTVLGLIPMAFFPGEGSELVQPIGKSVVGGLSVGSLFTLLLIPVIYAIVNGVGERRREKREARKLTRQKNRLEGDEA, encoded by the coding sequence ATGGAACGTTTTTTTCAGGGACTTGAAAACCTGTATGCGTCGATTCTCAAGGGGGTCCTCCGTCATAAGATTATAACGATTGTCGTGGTGCTTGGTATCTTTCTTTTTTCACTTACCCTGATTCCGAAGACCGGTTTTGAGTTTATGCCAAGCATGCAGGAGGATCAGGTTAACCTGGGTGTGGAACTTCCGGTGGGAACAAAGCTCGAAATCACCGAGACTGTTCTCAAGCAGATGGAAGATATTATTCGTAGCGAAGTGAAGGGCTATGACGACATCATTACCGAAGTGGGTGAAGCCTCTTTTTTCGGACTCGGCGGAAGTGCCATCGGCTATAAGGGGAACATCAGGATCATGCTTCCTTCCTATAAGGAACGGATCGATTCTTCCGATGATATGAAACAGAAATTGCGCAAGCACTTCAACGATTTTCCTTCGGCGGTATTCTCCTTTGACAGTAGTCAGGGGGCTAGTTTCGGCGGAACAACTCCCATCGATATTCTGATCAAGACCGAAGATTTAACTAAGGCAAAGGATATTGCGGAAAAAATTCGTGACATTTTGAAGACCATGCCCGAGATAACAGAGCCGCAGGTTGACCTGAAAGATGGATTACCAGAGGTAGAGATTGTCATGGATCGAGACAAGATGTACTCCCTTGGCCTTAACGTTTACTCGGTAGGCCAGGAGATTCAGGCAAATCTCGATGGTATTACCGCAAGCCAGTTCCGTGATGGTGGAAACGAATACGATATCGTCATGTTTCTTGCCGATGAGGATAGAAACCAGATTCTCGATTTGAATAAGGTTTTCGTCAATAATCAGATGGGGCAGCGTATCCCTCTTGCCAGCTTTGCCAGATACCAAAAGGGTACCGGGCCTATTAGCATCAATAGGGAGAATCAGACCCGTGTTGTGCACGTAACCGCTGGAACGGTACCGGGAACTGCCCTGAACGAGGTAGCTGACCGGGCCCAGCAGCTGATTAATCAGGAAATTCCTGCCGATGAGGATGTGCTCATTGAATTCTCCGGCGATTATGAAGATTTGCAGAAGTATGGCATGAGATTTGTCGCAATCATTCTTGTTTCCGTGTTCCTCGTATTCGGGGTCATGGCCAGCCAGTTTGAGTCCTTTGTCGATCCGTTTATTATTCTTTTTGCGATTCCGCTTTCCCTGATCGGCGTCATCATGATCTATTTCTTTACCGGACAGATCTTCAACATCTTGACGGCAGTCGGTCTGGTTATGCTTGCGGGAATCATCGTGAACAACGGGATCGTACTGGTCGATTACACCAATCTGCTGAGAAAGCGCGGCATGAATATCCATGATGCCTGCGTGGAGGCGGGGAGAAACCGGCTTCGTCCTATCCTTATGACCACACTGACAACGGTCCTCGGACTGATTCCCATGGCCTTTTTTCCGGGTGAAGGCTCGGAGCTTGTGCAGCCGATCGGTAAATCAGTGGTTGGCGGCCTTTCGGTTGGCTCTCTTTTCACCTTGCTTCTCATTCCTGTGATATATGCAATTGTTAATGGGGTTGGTGAGCGTCGTCGGGAAAAACGGGAGGCACGTAAACTGACCAGGCAGAAAAATCGTTTGGAAGGAGATGAGGCATGA
- a CDS encoding efflux RND transporter periplasmic adaptor subunit, producing MNRKTVSGKAGIAGLLLMLFALLFVTGCDKLPGRGNKDDTAKAGSEKAAAEEDKSETIFAVSATESVTGQIYNYLNVNGDVVSKTTVDTYPDVAGKLSRILVEVGDTVRKNQVIAEVDPSKPGMNYAASPVKAAITGTITSIPEEVGSMVSQQSPIVRISRMDELQIETYVAERFISRMKVGQRALVSLDAFPGKTFMAKVIELSPLVDASSRTMDLKLDFVGSADGVRAGMFAKIKIITEDKEGVVKIPSAGVIERFGEDYVFVIKDESSVEKRKVTAGIEIDGKQEILEGLSGGETIVIRGQTLLEDGSLVKVVQKVEPLPVKDSID from the coding sequence ATGAATAGGAAAACCGTTAGCGGAAAAGCGGGAATTGCAGGGCTTTTGCTGATGCTTTTTGCACTGCTCTTTGTTACCGGATGCGATAAGCTCCCCGGTCGGGGGAATAAGGATGATACTGCCAAGGCCGGATCTGAGAAAGCTGCTGCAGAAGAGGATAAGTCGGAAACGATTTTTGCCGTGAGCGCCACCGAGTCGGTGACAGGCCAAATTTACAATTATCTCAATGTAAATGGTGATGTTGTGTCAAAAACCACGGTTGATACCTACCCCGACGTAGCAGGAAAACTGAGTAGAATTCTGGTAGAGGTGGGGGATACTGTTCGCAAAAATCAGGTTATTGCGGAGGTGGATCCCTCCAAACCCGGTATGAACTATGCGGCAAGTCCGGTGAAGGCTGCCATTACGGGAACAATCACCAGTATTCCCGAAGAGGTCGGCTCCATGGTAAGCCAGCAGTCCCCAATCGTGAGAATTAGTCGGATGGATGAGTTGCAGATTGAAACCTACGTTGCCGAGCGTTTTATTAGTAGGATGAAGGTGGGCCAGCGGGCTTTGGTTAGTCTCGATGCCTTTCCCGGAAAAACCTTTATGGCAAAGGTCATTGAGCTGAGTCCCCTAGTAGACGCCTCCAGCCGAACCATGGACCTGAAGCTTGATTTTGTCGGTTCTGCCGATGGGGTGAGAGCCGGAATGTTCGCTAAGATCAAAATCATCACCGAGGATAAGGAAGGGGTCGTGAAAATTCCTTCGGCAGGGGTTATCGAACGCTTTGGTGAAGACTATGTCTTTGTAATAAAAGATGAGTCCAGTGTCGAAAAGCGTAAGGTGACGGCCGGTATTGAGATCGATGGCAAGCAGGAGATCCTGGAAGGGCTTTCCGGCGGTGAGACCATCGTCATAAGGGGCCAAACACTTCTTGAAGACGGATCTTTAGTGAAAGTCGTTCAGAAGGTGGAACCTCTGCCCGTTAAAGATTCTATCGACTAA
- a CDS encoding PG0541 family transporter-associated protein has translation MKLLRVEIIANRSIEEDMHDAFRKAGIVRHYTKFPVVHGVGTSGPRRGDHVWPEENFVLTTYCEEEELDAIVTLVRELKEFFHDEGIKVFVSKAKEVL, from the coding sequence ATGAAACTGTTACGGGTTGAGATCATTGCCAACCGTTCTATCGAAGAAGATATGCATGATGCGTTTCGTAAAGCGGGAATTGTGCGTCATTATACGAAATTTCCTGTGGTTCATGGGGTCGGTACTTCCGGCCCCAGACGGGGTGATCATGTTTGGCCCGAGGAGAACTTTGTTCTTACCACTTATTGTGAGGAGGAAGAACTCGATGCTATTGTTACCTTGGTGCGCGAATTAAAGGAATTTTTCCACGACGAAGGGATAAAGGTTTTTGTTTCAAAGGCAAAGGAAGTTCTCTGA